The following are encoded in a window of Arctopsyche grandis isolate Sample6627 chromosome 2, ASM5162203v2, whole genome shotgun sequence genomic DNA:
- the LOC143922533 gene encoding proton-coupled amino acid transporter-like protein acs: MPKSNSAAALNGDYRQTPMVPKTKKNATIVKGGTELVDMMTVKYKCDKNTAMINMEAGSTVPLVDSPNVDAEIDDDYNPFEHRKLTHPTSDYDTFIHLLKGSLGSGILSMPRAVMHAGLWVGVLATFAIGAICTYCVHILVKTAQHLCKRNHIPSLGFAETAEIAFLSGPPALHKYSRLAKAVINTFLVIDLLGCCCIYVVFVSSNLKQVVDHYTGQDMDVRIYMALLMPFLILLNLIRNLKLLSPFSMIANILIGVGMAISFYYICIDLPPLDSRPVFASWSQLPVFFGTAIFALEGIGVVLPLENNMENPHHFIGCPSVLNLGMCIVVLMYSITGFLGYLKYGENTKATVTLNLPTDQVMAQSVKVMIALAVFLTYSLQFYVPMEIIWKNIKHRFEGKENFGEYALRIVTVIGTVLLAIALPNLGPFITLIGAVCLSTLGLMFPAIIELVAFWNHPDYCNSKWFLIKNGFLVTFGVLGFITGTKVSIQEFTEG; this comes from the exons CAAACCCCTATGGTGccgaaaacgaaaaaaaatgcaaCCATTGTCAAAGGAGGCACTGAACTTGTCGACATGATGACTGTCAA ATACAAATGCGACAAGAATACCGCAATGATAAATATGGAAGCTGGTTCGACTGTACCATTGGTCGATTCACCGAATGTCGATGCAGAAATCGACGATGATTACAATCCTTTTGAACATCGAAAATTAACACATCCGACATc GGACTACGATACATTCATTCATCTGCTGAAAGGATCTCTAGGCAGCGGCATCCTCTCAATGCCTAGAGCCGTAATGCACGCAGGACTTTGGGTGGGCGTACTTGCAACATTTGCCATTGGTGCAATTTGCACATATTGCGTCCACATTTTGGTAAAAACAGCTCAGCATTTATGCAAAAGAAACCATATTCCTTCATTGGGATTTGCCGAAACAGCCGAAATCGCTTTTTTATCAGGACCTCCCGCATTGCACAAATACTCGAGATTAGCCAA AGCTGTCATCAATACATTCCTGGTGATAGACTTGTTAGGCTGTTGTTGCATATACGTAGTATTCGTCTCGTCGAATTTGAAGCAAGTCGTAGATCACTATACTGGTCAAGATATGGATGTTAGGATCTACATGGCCCTCCTCATGCCTTTCCTTATACTTCTGAACCTCATACGAAACCTCAAGCTTTTATCGCCGTTCTCGATGATAGCGAATATCCTTATCGGTGTTGGAATGGCGATTTCCTTCTACTACATATGCATTGATCTTCCACCTCTCGATTCGAGACCTGTATTCGCCTCTTGGAGTCAACTTCCGGTATTTTTCGGCACAGCTATTTTCGCCCTGGAAGGCATCGGTGTAGTTTTGCCCCTCGAGAACAACATGGAGAATCCCCATCACTTTATTGGCTGTCCTAGTGTACTCAACTTGGGCATGTGCATCGTCGTGCTCATGTACAGCATCACTGGATTCCTTGGATATTTAAAATACGGAGAAAACACCAAAGCTACTGTCACCCTAAATCTGCCCACTGATCAAGT GATGGCCCAGTCTGTGAAGGTGATGATAGCTCTGGCCGTATTCCTGACTTACAGCCTTCAATTCTACGTCCCCATGGAGATCATATGGAAAAACATAAAGCATCGCTTCGAAGGAAAGGAGAACTTCGGCGAATACGCCCTGAGAATCGTCACAGTGATCGGCACAGTTTTGCTAGCTATAGCGTTGCCAAATTTGGGACCTTTCATCACGCTGATCGGCGCCGTGTGCTTATCGACTTTGGGTCTAATGTTTCCGGCCATAATCGAACTGGTAGCGTTTTGGAACCACCCTGACTATTGCAACAGCAAATGGTTTCTAATCAAAAACGGTTTTTTGGTGACTTTCGGCGTGCTCGGCTTCATCACCGGCACAAAAGTCAGCATTCAAGAATTTACTGAAGGGTAA